In the Sedimentisphaera cyanobacteriorum genome, GCGATGTGCCTATGGCTTTTTGTGCCTGTATTTATAATCGGCTTCTCATCTTATCTGCTCTTAATGATCACCACAATAATGGTTTACGTGATCCACAGAAACTCACTTGTTGCTGATTTTGAAAAAGTACTCACGCTAAACCATATCAAAGGGCTTTTGAGCAACGAATCTGCAAAAATCGAAAAAGCCGCTCGCGGATTCAGTTTCGTAACTGCAAACGGCAACCCCGTTGAGATACCCGAGCCCAAAACGAAAGAGGCATACGGCTTCAAAACAGCCTGCTATCTGCTTGATGATGCGATCTGGAAAAGGGCTGAGCTGATCAAGATCACGCCCGGGGAAGAAGAATACAAAGTTAATTACGTAATAGACGGACTGAAAAACGATGCCGACCCAATAGAAGCTGAAGAAATGCCCTACCTGCTCTACTATCTCAAACAGCTTGCAGATTTGGATGTGGAGGAGAAAAGAAAGCCGCAGACAGGAAAATTCCAAACGAAAAAAGACGGCGATAAGTCAAGCTGGCATATCACTACTGCCGGTTCAAGACAGGGCGAACACATTACTATAAAGAAGGATGTACAGTTCAGCCTGATGTCTTTTGCAGAGCTGGGCTTTGAATCCGACCAGATCGACGAGCTGAAAAAACTCAAGGACGCCCCGAAGGGACTGTTCCTTGTTGCTGGGACAAAAGGCTCTGGTCTTACCTCCTGCCACTACACGCTGCTGAGAAATCACGATCCGTTCCTCAACAGCATCAACACACTTGAGAAATCACCCGCAGGCGACGTACAAAGCATTATTCAGAATGTTTACGACCCTAGCGAGGGAATGAGCTATGCAGAGCGGCTTAAGGCTCTGATAAGAAGAGGCCCTGATATTGTGGGCGTGTTCGACTGCAACGACCCTGAAACAGCAAAGGCTGCATGCGAGGCCTCGAAGAAGAAGCTAATTTACGTATCAATAGAATCAAAGACAGCTCTTAAAGGCCTTGCACATTGGATAAAGATGGTTGGCGACAAAAAAGAGGCTATTGAACCCTTGATAGGACTTGCCTCCAGCCACCTTGTAAGAAGGCTTTGCGAGGAGTGCAGGGAAGAATACATCCCGAACCCCGGCACACTCAAGAAACTCAGCATAGCTCCTGAGAGGGTTAAATCTCTATGGAGACCTGGAGATATCGAATACACCAGAGGCGGAAAACCAATTCTCTGCGAAAACTGCCAGGGACAGGGCTACAAAGGCCGAGTGGGCGTTTATGAGTCCTTCGTATTAAGCGAAGAGGTTAGAAAAGAGATGCTTGCGGCTAAGAGTATAAAGGAAATCAGCGCTTCGCTGAAACGAAACGGGATGCAGTTTTTCCAGGAAAGACTCACGCAGAAAATATCAGATGGAAGCACAAGCATCAACGAAATGATACGAGTATTGAAGGTATTAAACGGTTAATCATCCTTACTGAGGTTTTGAAATGATAGTAATTGGTCTTTTCGCAGTAATAACACTGGCAATATTAGCCGAGGCGATTGTAAAGCCGAATTTTTATAAGTATGTAATAATGCTGTTCTCGATGGTGAGCGGGCTTGTATTTGCGTTCTCGTTTTTCGAGCCGCTTTCTAAGATTGTATCAAAGATAAACTGGTTCCCGGCGGCAGCAGAAGGACTGTCATTCGTTCTTATTTTCGGAATATCCTTCGCAATCCTGAAACTGCTTGGAGATTTCACAATTCGCCCGGAATTGAAACTCCCCGACATTGTAAACAGGTCTTTTTCGGCTTTGTTCTCTTTGATATTCAGCTTTTTTGTTACGGGAATGATAATTGTTTTTCTCTCGATGATGCCCATGGAATCAAAGTACCCTTACCCCAGATACGCAAACAAGCCGATAGTTACAAACAGCAACTATGAGATTGCACCGGACAATACTTTCCTGAATCTCGATTCAGCGGTTACCGGATTCTACAATATGCTCTCTGCAGGAAGCCTTAGCGGAGATAAGAATTTCGGTATAGTTCACGACAACTTCATAGACACCAACTTCCTCGACAGAGCTCTTTATGAGGAAGGAGTTTCCCCAATAGCCGGCGAGAAAGCTATCGATGTACCGAATACACCTCAGGCAGTTCGCAAGGCGCCCAAGCTTATGAAATACGACGAGGTCAATCAAGTAGTGAAGAAGATTTCCGGCAAGCAGATGTTTCTGGTGAAGGTAGAGATATCTCAGGATAAAGTGAAAAACGGGGGAATAATAGAAAAAGGCGGCGGATACGAAATAGGCCCTGCCCAGCTTCGCCTTATCTGCAACAAAAACTACGCTGATATGTTCAAGGGCGACGGGCTTTCTGTTTTCCCTGTGGGCTATGTTACAGATAACAGCAAATTCAAAAAATTTGACCTAAAATCAAAATTTAATCTTCTTCCGCACAAACCCGATAAAAACAAAAATGCGGTATTAGACGTAGGGTTTTATGTTCCTGAAGGCTACGTACCTGTAGCATTGGAATTGAGACAGGACGATATTGCCAGGGTTCCAAATGTAAACGCAGAGCCTGAAGAAGAGCAATCAGAACAAAACGGATAATTCTGGAAACTTTAATAACTAATGGAAAACGAAAACAAAGCGAAACCTGAAAATGCTGCAGGACAGATTCCCGGTTATAAAATACTTGGCAAACTGGGTTCTGGAGCAATGGCAGTGGTTTACAAGGCCAAGCAGGTTAGCTTAGACAGAACAGTAGCAATAAAGGTTTTGCCGAATAAATTTGTCGGGAAGAGCAACTATGTGGAGCGGTTCTACAAAGAAGGCCGGCTTGCAGGAAGGCTTAACCACAACAATATCGTTCAGGCATATGATGTTGGGGAGGCGAAAGGGTTATACTATTTCGTGATGGAGTATGTAGAAGGCAAGTCTATATACGACGATCTTTCGAAGGGAAAGATATTTGAAGAGAAAAAAGCCCTCGAGATAATGATCCAGCTGGCCAAGGCATTAGAGCACGCCCACGCACAGGGCCTGATACACCGAGATATCAAACCAAAAAATATAATGATTACCAAAGAAGGCGTTGTTAAGCTTGCAGACCTCGGGCTTGCCCGGACAACGGACGACTCTGAAGCAGCAAGTGCGGAAAAAGGCAAGGCCTTCGGAACCCCTTTCTACATCGCCCCAGAGCAGATCAAGGGGGAAGTGGATATAGACGGCCGTGCAGATATATACGGCCTCGGGGCAACTCTTTATCATATGGTTACCGGCACAGTTCCGTTCAAGGCTCAAAAGCCGGCGGAAGTGATGCGCAAACATCTAAACGAACCGCTCACCCCGCCCGACCATATAAACACAAAGCTTTCAAGCGGGTTCTGCGAGATAATTGAAACTATGCTCGCAAAAAAACGAAGCGAAAGATACGCAAACCCGAGCGATTTGCTTAAAGACCTTGAATCTGTAAACAACGGTATGCCTCCCGTATTTGCAAGACAGACTATAGATGTAAGCGAGCTGGAGGAGCTTGAAGAAGGCGAGGCGGTTGAAAGAGATGAAAGCAGTCAATACAGCTACGGGGTTATAGTTAAATACAGGATTATTGTTGCGGTTCTCTCAGCAGTATGCCTTCTGCTTCTTATACTTCTCATTTTTACCGCTGCCGGCTGACCTGAACCAGAATAATCCAGAATTATATACGCCTTAACAATAGGCCGCTTCACCGAAGGCAGAAAAAAAATGATAAAACAGTTCAGAATTTACCTTTCGTTTTTATTGTTATTGATTTCTTCTGCTTTTTCCAACGCAGAAATCCCCTGCGAACCGTTCGTTATTACAGTGAAAAACTCCGCAACAGGAGAGCCTGTACCCCTGACAGAGCTCAAAACCATAAACAAAATATCATACCTGACTGACAGCAGAGGAAAGATTGCATTTCTCGAGCCCGGGCTTATGGATGCGGGAAAAGTTTTCTTTTATGTTGAAGCTCCTCACGGATACATCGATCTCGAGAAAGACGGCTTTGGGTACAGAGGCGTCAGCCTCAGCCCTTCCCCGGGCGAGAAAACTGAATTCACACTCGCACCAGACCCCAACACCGCTGATTCGACCGAATACAGCAAACTGGAGCATTACAGACTGAAAAACAATTACGTTGCCAGCTCGGATGCATATTTGCCGTTCGAGATAACAGTTCGAGACAGCGAAACAGGAAGAGGCGTGCCGCTGGTTCAGCTGAAAACTGAGCAGGGATTAACATATCATACCGACAGCGCAGGAAGGATTGCATTCTTCGAACCCGGGCTTATGAGCGAGAAAATATTTTTCCATATAGACAGCTACGGATATAAAAGCGCTGCGGGAGGAGGTAAAACACTAATCCCCAAACCAAATGGAAACGCTGTTATCTACTTAGACAGAATAAACATAGCAGAGCGTCTCTACCGAATCACCGGCGGCGGGATTTACAGACACAGCGTTCTTCTCGGCAGAGATGTGCCGCTGGAAAAGCCCCTGCTTGCAGGGAAGGTGCTCGGGCAGGACACCGTAGCTATGACCGAATACAGGGGCAGGTATTTCTGGCTCTGGGGCGATACCGACCGTCCTTCTTATCCCCTCGGGAATTTTAAAACATCTTCAGCAGTATCTCTTCTGCAAGGCTCGGGCGGACTGAGCCCTGATGAGGGCATAAATCTCGATTACTTCACCAACAGCAGCGGCTTCAGCAAGCAGATGTTCCCCCACCCGAAGGGGCAGGTAGTATGGATGAACACCCTTGCAAGCGTTCAGGGAAAGACCG is a window encoding:
- a CDS encoding ATPase, T2SS/T4P/T4SS family; this translates as MYYLSLLADISFSGYIAIYKFIPFVLLFYLWLLLVNWVHFDTKAVQTDTMKWVSIITAGGLMAMCLWLFVPVFIIGFSSYLLLMITTIMVYVIHRNSLVADFEKVLTLNHIKGLLSNESAKIEKAARGFSFVTANGNPVEIPEPKTKEAYGFKTACYLLDDAIWKRAELIKITPGEEEYKVNYVIDGLKNDADPIEAEEMPYLLYYLKQLADLDVEEKRKPQTGKFQTKKDGDKSSWHITTAGSRQGEHITIKKDVQFSLMSFAELGFESDQIDELKKLKDAPKGLFLVAGTKGSGLTSCHYTLLRNHDPFLNSINTLEKSPAGDVQSIIQNVYDPSEGMSYAERLKALIRRGPDIVGVFDCNDPETAKAACEASKKKLIYVSIESKTALKGLAHWIKMVGDKKEAIEPLIGLASSHLVRRLCEECREEYIPNPGTLKKLSIAPERVKSLWRPGDIEYTRGGKPILCENCQGQGYKGRVGVYESFVLSEEVRKEMLAAKSIKEISASLKRNGMQFFQERLTQKISDGSTSINEMIRVLKVLNG
- a CDS encoding CvpA family protein — its product is MIVIGLFAVITLAILAEAIVKPNFYKYVIMLFSMVSGLVFAFSFFEPLSKIVSKINWFPAAAEGLSFVLIFGISFAILKLLGDFTIRPELKLPDIVNRSFSALFSLIFSFFVTGMIIVFLSMMPMESKYPYPRYANKPIVTNSNYEIAPDNTFLNLDSAVTGFYNMLSAGSLSGDKNFGIVHDNFIDTNFLDRALYEEGVSPIAGEKAIDVPNTPQAVRKAPKLMKYDEVNQVVKKISGKQMFLVKVEISQDKVKNGGIIEKGGGYEIGPAQLRLICNKNYADMFKGDGLSVFPVGYVTDNSKFKKFDLKSKFNLLPHKPDKNKNAVLDVGFYVPEGYVPVALELRQDDIARVPNVNAEPEEEQSEQNG
- a CDS encoding serine/threonine protein kinase, translated to MENENKAKPENAAGQIPGYKILGKLGSGAMAVVYKAKQVSLDRTVAIKVLPNKFVGKSNYVERFYKEGRLAGRLNHNNIVQAYDVGEAKGLYYFVMEYVEGKSIYDDLSKGKIFEEKKALEIMIQLAKALEHAHAQGLIHRDIKPKNIMITKEGVVKLADLGLARTTDDSEAASAEKGKAFGTPFYIAPEQIKGEVDIDGRADIYGLGATLYHMVTGTVPFKAQKPAEVMRKHLNEPLTPPDHINTKLSSGFCEIIETMLAKKRSERYANPSDLLKDLESVNNGMPPVFARQTIDVSELEELEEGEAVERDESSQYSYGVIVKYRIIVAVLSAVCLLLLILLIFTAAG